ACATCAATTTCTACAAAACAAAAGCTTGTGCAGGACTACCTACATTGTGCCTCAATGCTGTAACAAATTTCccccaaaagggaaaaaaaaaaaacagataagAAAGGAGAAGAGAAATGAAAACAATAATCTCCCAAAGTCCCTTTAACACCAAGCCCAGCAATTTTACTTCACAGGATCTCATGCACATCCTAATGTAGGTTCCTATATCTTATGCAAAACTAATAACACCTTCATACAgtaaaatgaagagaaaattaaaatctAGTAGTTCCCAGCAGTATGTTCAGCTCTGAAGCATATAAAAAAATCTGTAGGGTGCTTAAAAAAGTGAGATAAGATCCTACTCACGAGCCAAATTTTCAGTGTCTTCATCCAGTTTCCTTGTATTCAAAGATGTGCTGCTAGAGGCAGCCTTGTTTGTTCCTGCACTAGCTGCAATACAAAATAAAGCAATTGAGTGCATGTATAACAAATTTGCtacacaaataaaaaatttaacaaCTGCCAAAGCTTCATTATCTGATAAATAAGCACCAAAATTACGAAAAGTTAGAGAGTATCCCAGTAACACATACATTTACTATCAAAACTCCTAATCCGCATTATCTGGCCTTAACATCTAGAAGAGCCCCATCATTCACTAAAGAAGTTACTTCATCAACACATTTAATTATTACATATTTCAGAAGTCCAAAGCCACATCACCACAAAACACAACGTCCACGAATGCTCAACCATACACATCCGTGAACTACATAATACAATCAGGAATCAGATATCAACTGAATGTTGATTACCATTTCAGAAACAAAATTCCACACAAGATAAAAGCATAAACACTTACATGAATAAACCCTAATAGAACAATAAATGGAATTAACACAAAAATATGGATTAAACATCGATAAATCAATGTATAGAAATCAAACATCCATCTTAACAACAAACTAATACTCATACAAATTCCCGATTCACCAGTAATCGAAGCTCAAAGTTAGACAGacaggaaaaatggaaaaacaatttgtagaataaaaaaaaaatcaaaaccctagatGAGATGCCAAACCATATCCGCATGCAGAAAATACAAATCAAAAAAGAAGAATAGGCAGAATAAAAGACACTAGCGTATTGGATAATACCTTTCTTGATGGTTTCGACCTCGGCGCCGGATCGACGGGCGGCGTTGACGGCTTTCTCATCCTTGCGTGCGGCGGCGGTAGGGGCCTTCTTGCGGATAACCACCGGCTCCCAGTCTTGTGTGATTCCGGCCATCTTCGCTGTCAAAATTTTATGTCGGAGACTTCTTCGAGGATTATGCGATTGTTTAGTGCGTGTTTCTGAGCGTCAATGACTGTGCGAGAGGGGTGAGGGTGACTGTCCTCTTCTTATTGGTTTATATATAGATATTGGAGCGTTTGGTTGAGGAGATATTTCATATTTGGGTACCTATCAGCAGGAATGGAATAGTTCGCGTCCAAATTAGGGATTGTCTGCTTACGTGGATATTTGGGTAACGCCGAATCTCATATAATCTTTACCTATGAGCTAAAATTTTAAAGACTTAATTGCGATGGTGCTTTTACAGATAGTTTACTTTTCAAAAACACTTTTGGACATAGTTATTAAATCCGGCCTGGAGAGGAACCCGGCGAAAGAGGTGGGTGAACGGGTTACTGGTTCAACCAGTGGGTGAGTGGTTCAACCGGTGGGTCacgaaatatatttaaatattatgtttcATAATTTTTGATATGGTAAAAACTATAATAAATTATGTCATAGTAAATGCTCAATTAGTCTAATTTATTATAGaatcattaattcttataagaattaacaaaaCCTAAATGCAATTAGTAATCCATCAAATTTCaagaataaaattttatctaagtataattatctaatttatttatgaattttaaatgcAAAGAATTATTAGGAACGATATTTGCCTTTAGAATGAATTATGtgatatgttattttttaaatttatttcatAATTTATAGAGTCTGGGgagtaataaaatttattaaaagatttcaaataaattatgttttagaaaattaaaataagaataagtctaatatataatataaaaaaagacTAAATGTTAAACAAGTGAGTTGTTGGTGCAACGGTTGTTGCATTTCCTTCAATGCAAGAGGTCTCCGGATttgaccggttgaaccgccGGTCCGTTGAAAAGTCAACTGTTTAGTTGTCAAAACTATCCAATTAGCTAACCGGCCCGGCTCAATGGCCGGTTCACCGGGTTGACCGGTCGAACCGCCGGACCGggtcgggtttaataactatgctttTGGAGACAAAAGCAATGCTAACGTGTTTGGGGAGCTAAAATTTTAAAGACTACTTTGAAATTGCGGTGCTTTTACAGATAatttaggccttgtttggcatATAAGTTTTTTTGTCAAAGTCTGCtgcaagttttttaaaaattttagttacagtaacctcaaaaaacttctcaaaatttttaaactatacacttcaaaatattaaaaaaacgcaattttaaaaaatttttacattaagttatagtaaaattttagacaaacatccaaaaaactcacttgccaaacgaAACCTTACTTTTCAAAAACATTTTTGGAGACAAAAGCAATGCTAACATGTTTGGTGAGCATCATTCTTGGAATTTAATAGTAGAACTTTTGCCACGAAAGTATTTTTGGTATAAAATCAAAATTGGTGCTTTTAGAGTaatttttatatatcaaaaaaaaattttaaaaaatgactTTAACAAGTTTATTACTCCCTCTGTCCCAATGTTATGGTCATTTTTtagaaattcaacttttttaTGGAGACATAGTAATCATTATATCTAAATGAAATGGCACTGGTGAATTTAGATATTTATCCTCTGAATTAAAAATAATCTCTTGATAGATGTGTATTAGTATTTTAAAAAGTTACTTTTTCAAATGGTAAGATTGAAAAGCATGtcttaaatttgaaattgcGATTGTTATTTTGGAACatcaataaagtgaaaatatgaCAATAACAATAGGACAAAGAGAGTATAAATTTTGAACTAAGGCACCGTTTGGATTGAAGgacaagaaaggaaaggaacgaggtggaaagaaaaggaaagaactCTAGTGGAAAATAAAGGAGAGGAGAGTAAAGAAAATCTGAATCCATCCACCTTGTTTGGATTacgaaaggaaaggaaaggaaaggagggGAGAGTACACGTCTATTTCTAGGGTATACGTACAATAAGTATATATCTAAGCAATATTCCACTTTGCGACTGTTCGATTTTCTTGTTTATAACTGATGTTGCACTTGACATGAAAATTAAACCTCAAAATGTCATCCAAGACCATCAAAATTAAAcctcaaaatgtcatcaattttTTCTGGATTCGTGTTTGATGAAAATACAAATTCCTGGGCTTTGTTGTAGTACCCCGGTTGAAAATTTTGACGCACCTTTTGATTGATTGCTGAGGAAATGCATACGAGTCTCACACCTGATGGTGAAAGAAGCAGTTGAATCCTTTTTGAAGGAAATGCATACTGAACTGTATATTGGCAGTTCAATAGCCTGCTGCACTCTCCATTTTACTGTCATGATTATGAACTCGAGGGTTTCCTTTGCTAACTTAATTAAGACAGTACCAATCAAACGAAGAAAAGCCAAGGTCAAAATCTAGGAGGGGAAGGAGATAGTTGtcctataaatatttttaaaccATTCCCATTTCGGATTACAATGAAAAACAGGGGAGATGAAGAGGAACAGGTAATCAATAAGAGCTCTGCACTAGAAATTTGGGAAGttaaaaattggggaaaatgtaGTTTCATGTCACTACAGAGCATCTCATGATCTTATAATTGACCACATGCACTCTATTAAATAACAGAAACCAAGATGAATTGCAAGCAAGCAAGTAGATGAACTCAATCTTCAAAAAACTCCAGAAATTAGCATGTCAGCTGTATTATAAACTGGAATTGACAAACTTTCTTTTGATGGCCAAAGAAACTGATGGTGGCTTGAATAGATAGGTGGCATGTATTGCAACTTTCAACCTGAATAAATTGTCCAGCAAGGGACAATTTCTCTGGCTTGTTGGTGCTCCAGCTAAAGTACTGCTAAAACATCTAGACATCTAAAAAAGTAGCTTCATTAGTCTCTAGGAATGatgcactctctctctctatatccTGATTTATGCTTTTCTAAGTAGCTACGTAAAAGTAGGCTAGCAATTTAAAAGGATAATTTTTGTATAAAGGATGACCATATCCTTGTCTGATTGCATTATCTTTTCTGcttcttttgaaaataaaaacttTATTTGGCAAAGAAAACATCGAGAAGTTCCATTCATGTGCAACATGAAACACAAACATGGAGACGCATCAACATTCACAAGGTCAACCTGGAACCAGATAATCCATACTAAATGCTACATGCTTCAGAGTGAAACATAAAGTAGCCAACTTACAGGCTATCCACTACAACAATGGTCAGAATTCTGAAGAACATGATTATTAGTTAATCTGGTTTGAGATCTAAGGAAGCCTAACTTT
The DNA window shown above is from Coffea arabica cultivar ET-39 chromosome 5e, Coffea Arabica ET-39 HiFi, whole genome shotgun sequence and carries:
- the LOC113688011 gene encoding multiprotein-bridging factor 1b-like, which produces MAGITQDWEPVVIRKKAPTAAARKDEKAVNAARRSGAEVETIKKASAGTNKAASSSTSLNTRKLDEDTENLAHQKVPTELKKAIMQARQEKKLNQAQLAQLINEKPQVIQEYESGKAIPNQQIISKLERALGVKLRGKK